ATTTCTTAAGCTTAATCGCGGGACATGGCATGCTGGTCCTATATTTAAAGAAGATGCAATGGACTTCTACAATCTGGAATTGAGCAATAGAAATGTAAGTTTTTGGATTTCCACTAAAACTGAGACTTCACTTCTACTTGAGATTAGCCACTAGATTTAGAGGGAAATGAAGCCAAGTttgattgttttattttatctttttgttcATGCATAAGGTAGATTTTTCATGTGACTTAATTCTATATACAGGTGATTGATCATACCACACACAGCTTCAAAAAAGATAATGGAGTGGTCTTTTTGATCGATGATTAATATCATAGCTTCCTCAAAGCATTTCAACTGATTATGTATACTGTGTATAATGTAATAAGAGTATAATACCACTCATGATACTGTAGTACAATTTATGAAATTTTATTATTGTGCTTCAATTGGTGTTTCCATTTTACATGAGCAAATACTTTCCTATGAGGTTGTTGACTATCTAAATAAGAGTATATTCTGATTTGCCATCAATAAACACTGAGCTTGTCTATGGTGAAAAAGAATTCCTGATTATGATAGAATTTAGAAATGGGTCATCCATAAAATCCATAATAGTCATCAGATATATAATATATTGAAGGATACAATTTTATTTTAGTATCAAGATAAACTTTCTCAAAATATGTGGATAacagtagttttgaaaaagtgatCAAATCAAAGCCTTAGTTTATTGCAAGATGAATATTGAAAAGAGTTGTTCTACTTTGATTTATTTCCAGAGTACATAATCTGAAGTAGAATGCCATAATAAGTTGCTATGAGAAGAAAATTGTTGCTGTGACATGGAAATGAAAGACTAATAAAAAGTAATCAATCTCCACTGTAGAAGTTTTTACAGCAAATAACTCTTGAAATGAGTACTATGCAAATTTGTGAATCTAGCATTTATAAATCACAataaattcacaaaaataaaCTATATCAAGAGATCACACAGCTTTTGTTTACTGAGATAGATTGCTCTAtcctaaaaaagaataaaaataaaggtGCTATAATTATCAGAATTTTCAATAGAAGTTGCTATCCTATCTGGCAGTGTTTCAACAATGAGTAACTCATTCAGCAGACCCCATCAActgcaaaacaagaaattaagatGGAACTTTATAATTCATTTCAGAGgatatttatactaaaatataTGGTGAGTAGTGTCTCTCACCTTGAATATATATATCTCCAAACATCCCATGGGATTCCTTCTCTGTACTCCATATGGTATGGTTCAGCAACAACTCCGATTGAATTATTTGGTCCCACTCGTTATCAATGGGATCAGGGATACTTCCAACAAGAAATATATCGACGAGTTAGTGCTGGGCTAGCCGAAAATCAAAGTTTATCAGAAGCTTGGTCTAAAATTTCCgaaaaattagctttttatgaTTACATCGGCAATAATCCGGCAAAAGGGGGCTTATTTAGAGCGGGCTCAATGGATAATGGAGATGGAATAGCCGTCGGTTGGTTAGGACATCCTATCTTTAGAGATAAAGAGGGGCGTGAACTTTTTGTAAGGCGTATGCCTACTTTTTTTGAGACATTTCCAGTTGTTTTGATCCGTAGACGAGGTAGAATTCTAGTAATTTTAAAAACTTCTCTGCAATGTCATCTAGCATCTAAATCATAATTTTTGCATGTCAATTGCCGCATTTTAGCATCGTTCTAGGACAAAAACGATCAATAAGTATCGAGTTCGAGTGTATTGGATGTGTGATCCAAAATCATTCGCAACCACTCACTTTTATTTACAATATCAacattatattaaaaaaagtaaGAATCACTGATTGCACATACTCATAGAACACATTAAATGTGTTTGAGAATCATGCAAGTTAGCCAACAACAAAAAATGATAAAACTAAAAATGGCTTGGTATTGTGAGTTAGCTGACCTCATGGAATGCAGGTTCCCTGTCAATACTTGACTTATAATTTACTCTCAACATATTAAAAAGAGGTAAAGCATCTCTCTCCATCCTACACCAAATTAGAAAATTACGAAAATTCAGAAAAGTTTGCATGTAGCATGACCAATGAAACACTACAATAGAAAGTATGCTTCATTATTTCTAAACATAGAACACAAATTGCTCAATGAATCAATGAAGGATCACAGGCATCTTACATTTGCAAAAGATAAGTGATGAACTGCATTAACTTTGACGTTGGGAACTCAATCTTGGTGGATTCGATTTGTGTCTTTACCTCTTCACCTAGTAGGTTGGCCTCTCTCAAATTACCTTGACACAAATACCTGTCATGCATTAGGAAAccacagaaaaaataaataaataaataatcataaaaagaaaaggaaaaaaatatctaCGGACTAGAATTGCAAAGCAAAGAGCAAACGTTGTATAAGTATCATAAGGGAAAGAGAAAAATGATCATGTAGGCAAGGAATCCTAAATGAGAATTAATTTCTTAGTGCCTTTACCTTAAAACCGCTCGAGCAATCATCAGATCATCTTCACCAAGATAGCACTATAATATTATGGAAAGCATATCAGTTTAACCTTCCTCCTAAGCTTATGCCAAGAATGTTTAATTTTTTCAGAAAGGATAAGTTCAAAATTGCTTGCAAGTTTGCATGTCTCAACAGAATTTGTGAAGCTCCTAataaggagaaaaataaaaaaggcatGGAGGTGTGTACCTTGCCCAGAAAGTTCACCAGAGTAGAAGCAAACTTCTTTGGATCATTTCCTCTCATAAAATGATATGTTACTTTACCTATATCcttcatttaaaaagtgtattgATATTCATTCAAGTGTAAGTGAAGCTTTCCACAGCAAAATGCAAATTCATAGATCTATCAGCtccaaagaagaataaaaatggaGCTGCTTCCCTCTTCCAGAAAAGAAATTCTATCTAAACCCCAGAACCgtcaattataatttatttcataactCAATTAAAAACGAGCCACCATTTTTTACTTTTCAGGCATTTGCCACCGCTTTATCTGCTATGCAATGAGCATTTACATTATTATCTAATCTGTGTTTCAAAAATACTTCCTTCAAACAAACTGAGAGTACATTGGTGAAGTTTATATTTCTTCCTCTCATCTTATacctaatttcttttttaattataacatCTGCCAAATTTCTATGACGAACAGTAAGCCAAATCATCCCAAATCATCAATGTTTATTTGTGTtacgttaattttttaaatattcaaacTAAAAGAACTTTTACATATCTCCACTGACATGGGTTTACCCCCACCAAAAATTATGCACAAGACAAAATTCAAACAGATGTTGGCAAAGCAAAAGGGGCTTGAAACAAACTCTAGAGACACAGGTATGGTCATTAGATTTAAGAGGAATGACAATGAACAAGCATTTGAAGCACCATTTTGAAACATACCGCCTCAGGACTTTTCGAATATATGTATTCGGCTAGCATAATGTGCAGTTTAGGAGATCCATTACTATCTACTCCATATTTGGCTGACCACCTGAATAGTGAATACAATACCAACCAAGCCAGAAATATTATTCAGAAGGAACATGTGATTTTATATATGGGATAAACTTAAACAGCACATATGCTGGATATTTCTATTTTGTGAAGTCTCACATGATAGCAGCTTTTAAAAATGAGGAACATCCTTCAACACGTGCCTTTGCCATTTCGATGTCTTCAGAAAGCTGCTGCACATCATCAACATCCCACAAGTGTTGTGGCAGTGGAACCCGAGGAAACGCCTGATAGATTTTCTTGATAAGATCTATCATTGAGATTCATCAGTAATATGTAGCAGATTTCATGGTTAAATATTGAGAGGGAGAGGTATGCATATTTCTTTTCTACACTGACAATGGGAGACCTTAAAATCATTTAAATTTCGACATACGTAGACACAAGAGAAATAAAACACTGATAAAAGACAAGATTAGAGCGCACCAAGTGTTTTTTTATCATAAGAAATTTTTCCTTTCACTAAGGTCTCCACATACATTGAAGCAAGCTCTACTCCGCATGTAACCTTAAATATAGAGAAATGGAGCATTAGGCTTTGTCGTTTGCCAAATGTAAAAATCATTGAAGAATAAttcatcataaaaattaaaatttgattcctgattttaaaatatgtaaaaattaaatagagCAATCAATCTAAATAAAAGGACTCATGATCCTCCATCAACCATTTTCCTTTTTCCacaccaaaaatgaaaaaaaatgagctCATAGAGTCTCTCACAAACATCACAACAAAGGAAACAGTCATGCACAATCAACATCTACATGTCTAATACACttgcaaggaaaatagataatAGTTATCCTATATGCCTAAATAAAGGTCAAAAAAGTATATCTAGAAAGGCATTGATATAGAAGATGTACAACCTGCCCATGAGTCAATTGAAGGCAAGCTCCTGGATGTAGGATATTTAATGCTTCAGAATACCTCTCAACAGATACATATCTGCAGCAAAACATTTTTTCTTCATCAATGTTAACAACTTAAAATTGATGCACATGTATTAGTTAGTGGAGAGTTGGAGACCAAAGTAATGAAACTTCTCAAAATTATCCTCTTATGACTTAAACAAGCACATATCTATTTGGACGATATAAGAAAAGTACACTTCACATATTAGAGGAACAACAGGTTTTATTggagaataaaaatacataagcataggGGAAGTTATATCCTAAAAGAaacaataacaatataaaaaaagaaaaaaagaaagaagaacatcaAGCAAAAGACTAGCAAAGCACCGTAGAGAGTTAAAACATTAAAGACTATGTTACACAAGGGACATAACAGGAAAAAAACTATAGATCCATGAAAATTCCAGCAACTCAATCTACCTATCGGCACAAAAAACATCATAGATTGTATACTGCTAAAGAAATTACCTTCTTTTCTCCTCCCTAAAGTCTAAAGTGGCATATAAGAATATATTCTTTCGATATGCTTTTTCTCCTCTTCAATAGCCCATCCATTAACTTGAAATACGCAGATTTATTCAAACTAACTCCTTTCTGCTCTGATTCTTGAAATAGTTTTATTGCCTCTTTGTACTTCCCTTGAGTACAAAAATTACTTATCTGTTCTGTGTAATCCATGTCGCTTGAACCAAGCATTTGTGAAGTGTCTTCACTTATCATATTTGGACTTGTCTCTAGGAGTTTTGACATGAATTTCTTTGCTTCCTTAGTTCTCCCAGTATGAGTAAGTGCACCAATGATGACAGTATAAGTATATCGATCCGACCCCAATTTTTTCTTCTCCATCTCGGTCATGAGGTCAAATGCTTCATCAAGTTTCCCTTCTCTGCAAAGGACGTAAATCAACGTGTTGTACGTAACTGCATCAACGGGCTTACCTTTAATGATCCATGTGTTAAATAAATTAAAGGCCTTCTCGAACATACCATGTTTGCAAAGCCCTCGAAGAAGAATGTTACATGTAATAATATCCGACTTGAATGAGTTCTCAACCATTCTGTTATAGAACAAGAATGCTTTctccactgcttcctcccagtaGTAACCATGAATAATCATGTTACACGTAGCTTCATTAGGGGCCAAACCTTTATCTAAAAGCTCATTCAATTTATCTACAGCCTGATCAGTTTTTAAACAATGGCACAACCCCCTAATTATAGTGTTATAAGTGACAACACTAGGAATGATCCCCTTCTCCTTCATCTCATCCCAAAGCTTCAGAGCTTTGTTGTTTGTTCATTTTTAAAGTATCCGATGATTAGAGTTTCATAGGTTACCTCATCAAGAATATAACCTCGCTTTGCGGCCTTCACAGTCAACTTGTATGCCTCTTTGAGCAGCTTCTCCGTGCACAATTTGTGCACTATAGTGTTCAGAGTAAAAGTATCCATCTTTAAACCTTTCCTCCCCATTTCATCCATCATCTTAAAAGCTTCTCCCAGATTTCCTGCTTTACAATAACCATTGATCATAGTATTATAAGTAAAACAGTCCGGTGAAAACCCATTCTCGACCATCTTTGGCACGACACAGCCGGCTTCATCCATCTTACCTTCCTTACAATAACACTTCACCATTATATTGTGAGTCACCGCGTTCGGCTTGACTCCCTTTCCCTTCATTTTCCAACCAACTTGAATGCCTCCACACTCTTCCGCCATTGAAAACACCCGTCAATCAGAGTATTGTAGGTAACCTCATCCGGCATCACCCTCAGGCTCTCCATCTCATCCCTTAGGCTAATCGCCTCCTTGACCTTCCCCTCGTCGCACAAACCCCTCATGATTGTATTATAAGTCCAAATATCCGGTACCATGTCGTTCGCTCTCATCAACTCGACAACCTCGGCAGCCTCCTTCAACCACCTCAACTTACAATAGCCATGAACCAAGATATTATAGGTGTTCCTATTTGGGGAAACCCCGCTACCTTTCATCTCTAGCAAAACCTCCCTAACCTTACTCAATTGGCCCTTCCTACACAATGCATCAAGAATAGTAGGGGTgctcgcggtgcggtttggttcggttttaaggGAAAATGTCATCAGATCCGAACGTttaatttatgtgcggtgcggtttggattggatgaactttttttggaaatccgatccgatctgatctgattacaagcggtttggatcggtttgtatttgcggttttttaaataaaaaaaattaaatacatataacaagtctcaacatcaaattttaaataatcaacaatgacatatcaagtcttaacaatatcttaaaaagccaacgataacataacaatagaaataaaatcataggttaattaaaataaataaataaataacattttgaacataaaatatttattaaataataataatacatgaataatagaaaaatgtaaaacaaattgaacatgttataagtataattgtaaatataataataaaataataatattatagtatattgtgcggtttggattggattggatcggttatgaaaagtagattcGAAATCTGATCCAATCTtgcggtttgcaaaaaatagaatccaatcaaatctaaATTAATACGGTTTTAATAAGTTTTcggtttgaattgaattgaatgaacggtttaatttggatcggtttggatttgaacaccctTATTAATTTATACAGGAAGTTTATTAAGATAACTATATATATACTTTGGGATAAAAATCAATATGAATTAAATAATACGAATAATAAtctcaaaattataatttaagaTCATTTAAACTCGAAATAAGATATGTATAATTACAGTTATATTATTAACAAGAATgaaattattagaattactcaTTATTTTATGAGCCAATATACTTCCAAAAAGAGATATTTTTAAGCCGGCCATAATTTTAAGTCTAATTTGGGAATTAGACGGTATTGAAGTTAAATAATATTTGTGTTAAGGAGTTGACCAATTTAACTAGCGAACCCaaccttttattttaaaataattaatcaattaaaaatttagccacaatttttcaaaaagaaaaaaatgacaaaattaactaaatttaatttcggttgaaaaaaaattagttttcaaattaTTTGGGTTTTAGTACAATTTTGGTATTTATGAAAGAAAATACAAGCGTCAAGTATATGTGGTGAACATGAAATTAAAACCTGAAAATATCTATATGTGTAGGTTTGTAGGAAGAATAATAACAGTGACATAATGATGCAATTGCAATTGCAAGAAAGTAGTATTAGGCGTATGATAGATCAATCGATCAATTTACCGGTAAAGGCGGTGGTGGAATTCAAGGTCATGCTTGCGACTACTTCTCATTTCTCATTATCTCCATATAATAACAATAGAAAAAATCTAGGAGACaacaattttgttaaattttggtcaGTTTATaatcagtaaaaaaaattaagttattagataaaattttataccaatcttacactattaaaattattattgataactATTTGataactacaaattacaaaaattactAATTCTTTAGCATTGCTcgtaacaatatataatatcatGCAATTGCcccaataaattaaatattatttactcatTCCTCATGCCCCTTTGGAGATATCTTTTAGGGGCGAGTTAGACTATTTAATTTACATGATGCATTGATATCACTAATAGTTTTAGGCATAGCATTTAAGAttcatagtatttttttataaatatttgtaaataaaaaatgattagaaattataattcatttttttaattattctcttaattttgaaataaataaaatttaaaattttttattcttttaatatttttaaaaataacatatatatttaaatttttaactatttagattttaaaaaga
The sequence above is drawn from the Arachis hypogaea cultivar Tifrunner chromosome 4, arahy.Tifrunner.gnm2.J5K5, whole genome shotgun sequence genome and encodes:
- the LOC112794380 gene encoding protein GET4-like, with product MYVETLVKGKISYDKKTLDLIKKIYQAFPRVPLPQHLWDVDDVQQLSEDIEMAKARVEGCSSFLKAAIMWSAKYGVDSNGSPKLHIMLAEYIYSKSPEADIGKVTYHFMRGNDPKKFASTLVNFLGKCYLGEDDLMIARAVLRYLCQGNLREANLLGEEVKTQIESTKIEFPTSKLMQFITYLLQMMERDALPLFNMLRVNYKSSIDREPAFHEMLDDIAEKFLKLLEFYLVYGSKQLEMSQKK